Genomic DNA from bacterium:
GTTAAACGATCCGGCACGACCATTTTGAATCCCGGTTTGAGATATGCATACAATGCCGGCAGTCTTCAAATCGTACCCGGCTTTTCAATTCCGATTCAGCTTAACGATAAAAAAGAAACCCAAATGTTTTTTTATTTGTCATTCGAACATCCGTTTTAGCTTCATAGTCAGGTAGAAATAAAAAAGCTCAGGGATGTCTCTGAGCTTTTTTGCGGAGAAGGGGAGATTCGAACTCCCGGTACAGCTTTACAACCGTCGTGCGCCTGCGGCGCATGCCTTAAGCTCTGCGCCTTCTTGAAAAATGCGGATAATTTTTATCCAACCATTCACGGCCAATGCCTAACTTTAAATATTTCTCACGCGAGGCCGCTTCGGTTTTTGCTTCAAATGATTCTGTAAAAATTATAATCCAAGGTCTTCCGTTTTTAGTTGATTGGTTGCCACCTGAGTTATGTTGCGATACACGGCGATCTATATTATCGGTCATGCCGATATATCGCTTATTAAGCTTATCACTCCATAAAACATATACAAAATGCTTCATAATTTTTTTAAATAAAAAAAGCTCAGGGATGTCTCTGAGCTTTTTTGCGGAGAAGGGGAGATTCGAACTCCCGGTACAGCTTTACAACCGTACGGCGGTTTAGCAAACCGCTGCCTTAAGCCACTCGGCCACCTCTCCAAAAACTTTGATATATTTAAAAGAACATTTTCTAATTAAAACCGACGGCGGTTTAGTCCCGGCCTATCGGGACTGCCTTAAGTTCCGATTTTATCGGAACCACCTCTCCGTTACGAAATTCACTATATTTAAGAACACAGGGCTAATACCTGAAAACTGCGGAGGATGAGGGACTCGAACCCCCAAGTCCTTTCGGACGGCAGTTTTCAAGACTGCTGACTTACCAATTAGCCTAATCCTCCGGCGATTTGGAAATCGGGTCGGCAATATATACCAAATATCGTTTTGAGTCAATATTTTAATTAGGGCTTAAAACCGCTATAAAATATTCAGTTTCGTATTGGCGAAAAACATTTTCTGACCCATCAATTTGGCTTTATCCTCGGCCGTCCCGTGATGTAAAACGCTGATCATCGACGCCAGTTTTTTTGCGACGTCCATCAATGCCTTGGCATTGGCTGATTCAGGTTTCGCAATGACGATCGGTTTGCCGGAATCGCCGGCAATACGGGTGTCGATATCGAGCGGAATTTCACCTAAAAACGGAACTTCGTATTTTTCGGATGCCTTTTGTGCGCCGCCGTGTGAAAATATATCCGCTCTATGGTTGCAATTAGGGCATACATAATAGCTCATATTCTCGACGATACCGAGGATCGGAACGTTGACTTTCTGAAACATCCCAACTCCGCGCCGCGCATCGATCAAGGCAACGTCCTGTGGTGTGGTGACAATGACCGCGCCGGTTACGTTTACGATCTGTGAAAGAGTGAGCTGCGCATCGCCTGTTCCCGGCGGCATATCGACGATCAAATAATCGAGATCGCCCCAATTTACATCGCGCATCAGTTGTGTCAATGCCTGCGCCACCATCGGTCCACGCCACACAAGCGCCTGTTCATCCGACATCAAAAACCCGATGGACATCATTTTAATGCCGTAGTTTTCGACCGGCTGTAATTTCCGGTCGTCGCCCATGACGGGTTTCCCGCTCACGCCCATCATCAATGGTATGCTGGGTCCGTAAATATCGGAATCGAGCAATCCGACTTTGGCTCCTAATTGTCCGAGCGCAATGGCCAGATTGGTGGCTACCGTTGATTTTCCCACGCCGCCTTTACCGCTGGCTACAGCAATGACGTTTTTCACGTCAGGAAGAATATCTCCTTTTTCCGTTTTGTGCGTCATCATTTTAGCCGTCATTTCCACGTGAACCGTTTTGACGCCGGGTAATTTGGATACAATTTCTTCGCATTGTTTTTTGAGTAAATCTTTGACGGGACAAGCCGGAGTAGTCAGCACGACTTTGAAAGCGACATCTCCGTTTTTGATAACAATGTCTTGTACAAAGCCGAGCGTGACGATATCTTTATGTAAATCGGGGTCTTGAATTTGTTTGAGCGCCTGCAAAAGACTTTCCTGCGTAACCATTGACTTCCTTTCTAGAAATTAAAGACGACAACGAATTCGACAATAAACATCATAAATCCGGCTGTCAAAATTTGTATAAAATGTTTTATATGATACACGCGATGCCGTACGTTATCGAAAATCAACACCAACATAACTGAATTGGTCACCGTAAATAACGTCACAACACCGAACAGAATCAACGTCCATAGCGTAAAAAACGCTATGTTTTCAAGCGTCGGCAAGATAATGAAAACGACATTGATTGACAAGATAATAATACCGCTGAAGACGGACCAATGATCGAATTTTCTTATGCTTTGTTCTTCCGGCTTCCAAAGAAAAAACGTTAAAACCGAAAAACCGCTTAATGCTGCCGCCCAGCCCCCAACGAATCCGTTTACAAATCGTACAATGTTTGACGAACTATCCAGCCCCCAATCGATCAGAATATATAATCCGGACAAAAAAAGAAAGACAACAAACGTCCGATTAAATAAATAACGTCCGCGGATTCCGTTTTTGAGTATGATCCATAAAATTCCAATGAATGTGCCTGAATAAAGCCCTGTGCATCGGGCGCAAACCGGGAGGAATGCATTTGAAAGAAAAAACGAGCGATCGGGAAGTTGATGGCATAACGCGGAACAAGCAGTATAAAGCCAACCTGCAAATTCATTCATAAATCATTCAAAAAATAGTTTTTATTTTTACAGAATATAAAAAAACCTTGCAAATAAAAAACCCGTTTTCTACATTACGTCCCCTTAATGGTGGCTGTAGCTCAGTTGGTTAGAGCGTCAGGTTGTGGCCCTGAAGGCCGGGGGTTCGAGACCCCTCAGTCACCCGAAACAAACCTTCGGAAGAACGTACTTCGTACGGAAAACTTTGGAAGGTTTTTTTAATTTCCGCAAAAAATGTTCTTGCAAAGCGCGGTTTTGTTTTGTATAATTGCCACGCTTTTTAAGCATGTCCCCATCGTCTAGAGGCCTAGGACATCGCCCTTTCACGGCGGTAACCGGGGTTCGAATCCCCGTGGGGACGCAATAAAAAACGCAGGTTCAGTTTGAATCTGCGTTTTTTATTTTATCCAATTTTCATTCAAATTTCGCCTGCATTCTTTAATGCAGACCGATTCCGTTTTGTTGCTATTCAAAGACGCAATGTCTATATTTGATTTAACAATTTTAAAGAAAAAATAAACAACATGGTTCGTTTCTTAACAGCCGGAGAATCGCACGGGCGAGGGCTTTTGGGGATCATCGAAGGCATTCCGGCGGGGCTGGATATCACTTCTGAATATATCGACCGGCAATTATTTCGCCGTCAGCAAGGTTACGGCCGCGGCGGCCGGATGAAAATCGAATCGGATAAAGTTGAAATCATGAGCGGCGTTCGCTTAGGAAAAACCATCGGGGCGCCGATCGGGCTTTTGGTGTGGAACAAAGACTGGGAAAACTGGAAAGACATTATGACGGTTGAAGAAATTGACGCACCGATTAAAAAAATTACTTTGCCGCGGCCGGGACATGCTGATCTGGCCGGTGCGATCAAATACGGCTTTGACGATATCCGTCCGGTGATTGAACGCTCCAGTGCGCGCGAAACCGCCATGCGAGTAGCTTTGGGAAGCGTTGCCCGGAAATTTTTAGAAACATTTGGTATCCGTATCGGTTCGCACGTTCTTCAAATCGGAAAAGCAAAACTTGATGACAACATTCGAACAACATTACCGTCCATTTCCGCCGAAGAAATTTCAGAAAAAG
This window encodes:
- the apbC gene encoding iron-sulfur cluster carrier protein ApbC, which codes for MVTQESLLQALKQIQDPDLHKDIVTLGFVQDIVIKNGDVAFKVVLTTPACPVKDLLKKQCEEIVSKLPGVKTVHVEMTAKMMTHKTEKGDILPDVKNVIAVASGKGGVGKSTVATNLAIALGQLGAKVGLLDSDIYGPSIPLMMGVSGKPVMGDDRKLQPVENYGIKMMSIGFLMSDEQALVWRGPMVAQALTQLMRDVNWGDLDYLIVDMPPGTGDAQLTLSQIVNVTGAVIVTTPQDVALIDARRGVGMFQKVNVPILGIVENMSYYVCPNCNHRADIFSHGGAQKASEKYEVPFLGEIPLDIDTRIAGDSGKPIVIAKPESANAKALMDVAKKLASMISVLHHGTAEDKAKLMGQKMFFANTKLNIL
- a CDS encoding DUF2085 domain-containing protein, giving the protein MNEFAGWLYTACSALCHQLPDRSFFLSNAFLPVCARCTGLYSGTFIGILWIILKNGIRGRYLFNRTFVVFLFLSGLYILIDWGLDSSSNIVRFVNGFVGGWAAALSGFSVLTFFLWKPEEQSIRKFDHWSVFSGIIILSINVVFIILPTLENIAFFTLWTLILFGVVTLFTVTNSVMLVLIFDNVRHRVYHIKHFIQILTAGFMMFIVEFVVVFNF
- a CDS encoding GIY-YIG nuclease family protein yields the protein MKHFVYVLWSDKLNKRYIGMTDNIDRRVSQHNSGGNQSTKNGRPWIIIFTESFEAKTEAASREKYLKLGIGREWLDKNYPHFSRRRRA